A genome region from Erigeron canadensis isolate Cc75 chromosome 3, C_canadensis_v1, whole genome shotgun sequence includes the following:
- the LOC122593590 gene encoding polyphenol oxidase I, chloroplastic-like, whose product MSSSLLPLTSSFTTSHSKSKTFKPSTNQTQAFRVSCNVKPTTDNNNENNQKLILPETQNLILPVNNVDRRNLLVGLGGLCTAANLSNLSSALAAPITAPDITTICKDAKSGFKIEGAVRTEKCCPPALGKPVKKFVFPKGEKVRMRWPAHKGTKEQVEKYKQAIAAMRALPDDHPHSFKQQASIHCAYCNGGYTQVDSGFPDIDIQIHNSWLFFPFHRWYLYFYERILGSLIDDPTFALPYWNWDDPAGMEIPKMFLGDESNPLYDVYRDPRHQPPLLVDLAFNGRDKDPDIDQQECNLFTVYRDLVRNAGDSTSFFGGDYVAGDAPVKSGSDSIGSVESGSHTAVHRWVGDSSRPNGEDMGNFYSAGYDPVFYCHHANVDRMWKLWKDLKIPGHVEPTKDDWLNASYVFYDENQDLVRVYNKDSVEPKKLKFDYAKSDISELSWSKSRPPKRNKKSQAATIPLGDVKSVEQVKFPIKLDKIIKFRVKRPAVNRTDDEKAKSKELLLINGIKYRGDRFVKFDVFVNDKVNVGTDKFPTPCDPEYAGGFAQVPHSERSKMLMSSAARFGLDELLDDTNTEGDEYAVVALVPRTGTEDLTIKDIKIELVPVV is encoded by the coding sequence ATGTCTTCTTCCTTGCTCCCACTCACTTCTTCATTTACTACTTCTCATtccaaatcaaaaacattcaaGCCTTCAACCAATCAAACACAAGCATTCAGAGTCTCATGCAACGTAAAACCAACAACTGACAACAACAatgaaaacaaccaaaaactcaTTCTCCCCGAAACACAAAATCTCATCTTGCCAGTCAACAATGTAGACCGAAGGAATTTACTAGTTGGTCTCGGCGGTCTCTGTACCGCGGCCAACTTATCTAACTTGTCATCGGCATTAGCTGCTCCCATTACAGCCCCCGATATCACGACAATTTGCAAAGACGCGAAATCGGGTTTTAAAATTGAAGGGGCTGTGAGGACAGAAAAATGCTGTCCTCCAGCCCTTGGAAAGCCGGTTAAAAAATTCGTCTTTCCAAAAGGAGAAAAAGTAAGAATGAGATGGCCAGCTCATAAAGGTACTAAAGAGCAAGTAGAAAAATACAAACAAGCTATTGCAGCTATGCGGGCGCTCCCGGATGACCACCCGCATAGCTTTAAGCAACAAGCTTCAATTCATTGTGCTTATTGTAACGGCGGTTACACTCAAGTCGATAGCGGGTTTCCCGATATCGATATCCAGATTCATAACTCGTGGCTCTTCTTTCCGTTCCATCGTTGGTATTTGTACTTTTACGAAAGAATCTTGGGTAGTTTGATCGACGACCCCACTTTCGCATTGCCTTACTGGAACTGGGACGATCCAGCTGGAATGGAGATTCCGAAAATGTTTTTGGGTGACGAAAGCAATCCTCTGTATGACGTGTACCGTGACCCGAGACATCAACCCCCACTATTAGTCGACTTAGCATTTAACGGGCGAGACAAGGATCCCGATATTGATCAACAAGAGTGCAATCTTTTCACGGTGTATCGTGATTTGGTTAGAAATGCGGGTGATTCGACTAGTTTCTTTGGAGGTGATTATGTAGCTGGGGATGCACCGGTCAAGAGTGGTTCTGATTCTATCGGGTCGGTTGAATCCGGTTCTCACACTGCGGTTCACAGATGGGTTGGTGACTCGAGCCGGCCTAATGGAGAAGATATGGGTAACTTTTACTCCGCGGGTTATGATCCGGTGTTTTATTGTCATCATGCTAATGTTGACCGAATGTGGAAACTatggaaagatttgaaaattCCAGGACACGTGGAACCGACTAAAGACGATTGGTTAAATGCTTCGTATGTGTTTTATGATGAGAATCAAGACCTTGTTCGAGTTTACAACAAAGACAGTGTTGAGCCAAAGAAGTTGAAATTTGATTATGCAAAATCTGACATTAGTGAGCTGTCATGGAGCAAGAGTCGACCCCCGAAGCGTAACAAAAAGTCGCAAGCTGCTACTATTCCATTAGGCGATGTGAAATCGGTTGAGCAGGTGAAGTTCCCGATTAAGCTAGACAAGATCATCAAGTTCCGTGTGAAGAGGCCAGCTGTGAACAGGACTGATGATGAAAAGGCGAAATCCAAAGAGCTGTTGTTGATCAATGGGATAAAATACAGGGGTGATAGGTTTGTGAAATTTGATGTGTTTGTGAATGACAAGGTTAATGTTGGTACGGACAAATTCCCCACGCCTTGCGACCCTGAATACGCGGGTGGCTTTGCTCAAGTCCCACATAGCGAGAGGAGTAAGATGTTGATGTCTAGTGCTGCGAGGTTCGGGTTGGATGAGCTGTTGGACGACACAAACACGGAGGGTGATGAGTATGCTGTGGTTGCATTGGTGCCGAGGACCGGGACCGAAGATCTCACCATCAAAGATATCAAGATTGAGTTGGTTCCCGTTGTGTGA
- the LOC122592478 gene encoding polyphenol oxidase I, chloroplastic-like → MSSSLLHPLTSPFTTSPSKPNTFKARTNGFRVSCNVKPTNDDNNETQKLILPAYNIVDRRNLLVGLGGLCTAANLSNLSSALADPITAPDITSICKDATSNIKLEGAIRTEKCCPPSLGKTIKPFVFPKGGEKVRMRWPAHKGTKEQVEKYKQAIAAMRALPDEHPHSFKQQASIHCAYCNGGYTQVDSGFPDIDIQIHNSWLFFPFHRWYLYFYERILGTLINDPTFALPYWNWDDPAGMELPEIFLGDESNPLYDVYRDPKHQPPLLVDLAFNGSDKDPDIDQKECNLFAVYRDLVRNASDTKSFFGGEYVAGDEPIKSGDKSIGSVEAGTHTAVHRWVGDSNRPNGEDMGNFYSAGYDPVFYCHHANVDRMWKLWKDFGTPGHVEPTKDDWLNASYVFYDENQDLVRVYNKDSVDTRKLKFDYARSDLGELKWSKSRPPKRNVKSQAATIPLGDVKSLDQVKFPVKLDKIIKFRVKRPAVNRTDDQKAKSKELLLINGIKFSADKFVKFDVFVNDKVNVGTDKFPTPCDPEYAGGFAQVPHSERSKMKMTSAARFGLDELLDDTNTEGDEYAVVALVPRTGTQDLTIEEIKIELVPVV, encoded by the coding sequence ATGTCTTCTTCACTACTTCATCCACTTACCTCTCCATTTACTACTTCTCCTTCCAAACCAAACACTTTCAAGGCTCGAACCAATGGGTTCAGAGTCTCATGCAACGTAAAACCAACAAATGATGATAACAATGAAACCCAAAAACTCATCCTGCCGGCCTACAATATTGTAGACCGAAGGAACCTCCTTGTTGGTCTCGGCGGTCTCTGTACCGCCGCCAACTTATCTAACTTGTCATCGGCATTAGCTGATCCCATTACAGCTCCAGATATCACATCCATATGCAAGGATGCGACGTCAAATATCAAACTTGAAGGGGCGATTAGGACAGAAAAATGTTGTCCTCCTAGCCTTGGAAAGACGATTAAACCTTTCGTCTTTCCAAAAGGAGGAGAAAAGGTGAGAATGAGATGGCCTGCTCATAAAGGAACTAAAGAGCAAGTCGAGAAATACAAACAAGCCATTGCAGCCATGCGGGCTCTTCCAGACGAACACCCGCACAGCTTTAAACAACAAGCTTCTATCCACTGTGCTTATTGTAACGGCGGTTACACTCAAGTCGATAGTGGGTTTCCCGATATAGATATCCAGATTCATAACTCGTGGCTTTTCTTTCCTTTCCATCGTTGGTACTTGTACTTTTACGAAAGAATTTTGGGTACTTTGATTAACGATCCCACTTTCGCTTTGCCGTACTGGAACTGGGACGATCCAGCTGGAATGGAGCTTCCGGAAATATTTCTTGGTGACGAAAGCAACCCTCTGTATGACGTGTACCGTGACCCTAAACATCAACCCCCACTATTAGTCGACTTAGCATTCAATGGGAGCGACAAGGATCCGGATATTGATCAAAAAGAGTGCAATCTGTTCGCAGTGTACCGTGACTTGGTTAGGAATGCGAGTGATACCAAGAGTTTCTTTGGAGGTGAGTATGTAGCTGGTGATGAGCCCATCAAGAGTGGGGATAAATCAATTGGATCTGTAGAAGCCGGTACTCACACTGCGGTCCACAGATGGGTTGGTGACTCGAACCGGCCTAATGGAGAGGACATGGGTAATTTTTATTCCGCGGGTTATGACCCCGTGTTTTATTGCCATCATGCTAATGTCGACCGAATGTGGAAGCTATGGAAGGATTTCGGCACTCCAGGACACGTGGAACCAACCAAGGACGATTGGTTAAATGCTTCGTACGTGTTCTACGACGAGAATCAAGACCTTGTTCGAGTTTATAACAAAGACTCGGTCGATACAAGGAAGCTCAAGTTCGATTATGCAAGATCTGATCTTGGTGAGCTCAAATGGAGCAAGAGTCGGCCCCCCAAACGTAACGTAAAGTCACAAGCCGCTACTATCCCACTAGGCGATGTGAAATCGTTGGACCAGGTGAAGTTCCCGGTTAAGCTAGACAAAATCATCAAGTTCCGTGTGAAGAGGCCAGCTGTGAACAGGACTGATGACCAAAAGGCGAAATCCAAAGAGCTTTTGTTGATCAACGGGATCAAATTCAGCGCTGATAAATTTGTAAAGTTTGATGTGTTTGTGAATGACAAGGTTAACGTTGGTACGGACAAATTTCCCACGCCTTGTGACCCTGAATACGCGGGTGGGTTTGCTCAGGTTCCACATAGCGAGAGGAGTAAAATGAAGATGACTAGTGCTGCGAGGTTCGGGCTGGACGAGCTGTTGGATGACACAAACACTGAAGGTGACGAGTACGCGGTGGTTGCATTGGTGCCAAGGACCGGGACCCAAGATCTCACCATTGAGGAAATTAAGATCGAGTTGGTTCCCGTTGTGTGA
- the LOC122594535 gene encoding polyphenol oxidase I, chloroplastic-like codes for MSSSLLPLTSSFTTCRSKPNTFKARTNQTHGFRVSCNVKPINDDNNETQKLILPNNNVDRRNLLVGLGGLCTAANLSNLSSALAEPIKAPDITSICRDANKGFDATHALRTAKCCPPSLGKTIKPFKFPRGEKVRMRWPAHKGTKEQVDKYKRAIDAMRKLPDEHPHSFKSQASIHCAYCNSGYTQVASGHPELDIQIHNSWLFFPFHRWYLYFYERILGCLIDDPTFALPYWSWDDPAGMQIPEIFLGDESNPLYDVYRDPNHQPPLLVDLAFDGKDKDPDIDQKECNLFAVYRDLVRNGGDAISFFGGEYAVGSDTPNSKSAGSMERHCHTAVHRWVGDSVNNRNGEDMGNFYSAGYDPVFYCHHANVDRMWKLWKDLGIPGHEEPTHEDWLNASYVFYDENQDLVRVSNKDSVDTRKLKFDYAKSDLSDLLWIKSRPPKRNINSQAATIPLGDVKSLDQVKFPVKLDKIIKFRVKRPAVNRTDADKAKSKETLLINGIKFNPNNFLKFDVFVNDKVNVGTDEFPTPCDPEYAGGFAQLPHGVGEHKMLMSSAARFGLDELLEDTNTEGDEYVVVALVPRTGTEDLTIGEIKIELVPVV; via the coding sequence ATGTCTTCTTCGCTACTTCCATTGACCTCTTCATTTACTACATGTCGTTCCAAACCAAACACTTTCAAGGCCCGAACCAACCAAACGCATGGGTTCAGAGTCTCATGCAACGTAAAACCAATAAATGATGATAACAATGAAACCCAAAAACTCATCCTGCCTAACAATAATGTAGACCGAAGGAACCTCCTTGTGGGTCTTGGCGGTCTCTGCACCGCCGCCAACTTATCAAACTTGTCATCAGCATTAGCTGAGCCCATTAAGGCCCCTGATATCACGTCCATATGCAGGGACGCGAACAAAGGGTTTGATGCTACACATGCTTTAAGGACAGCTAAATGTTGTCCTCCAAGCCTTGGAAAAACGATTAAACCTTTCAAGTTTCCAAGAGGGGAAAAGGTGAGAATGAGGTGGCCCGCACATAAAGGGACTAAAGAGCAAGTCGACAAGTACAAACGAGCCATCGACGCCATGCGGAAACTACCAGATGAACACCCGCACAGCTTCAAAAGCCAAGCTTCAATTCATTGTGCTTATTGTAACAGCGGTTACACCCAAGTGGCTAGCGGGCATCCTGAACTCGATATCCAGATTCATAACTCGTGGCTCTTCTTTCCGTTCCACCGTTGGTACTTGTATTTTTACGAAAGAATCCTGGGTTGTTTGATCGACGATCCCACTTTCGCCTTACCTTACTGGAGCTGGGACGATCCAGCTGGAATGCAGATTCCGGAAATCTTTCTAGGTGACGAAAGCAATCCATTGTATGACGTCTACCGTGACCCGAATCATCAACCCCCACTATTAGTCGACTTAGCATTCGACGGGAAAGACAAGGATCCCGATATCGATCAAAAAGAGTGCAATCTTTTCGCGGTGTACCGTGATTTGGTTAGGAATGGAGGTGATGCCATAAGTTTCTTTGGAGGTGAGTATGCAGTTGGTAGTGACACACCCAATTCCAAATCCGCCGGATCCATGGAACGCCATTGTCACACTGCGGTCCACAGATGGGTTGGTGACTCGGTCAATAATAGAAATGGTGAGGACATGGGTAACTTCTACTCCGCGGGTTATGACCCCGTGTTTTATTGCCATCATGCTAATGTTGACCGAATGTGGAAGCTATGGAAGGATTTAGGCATTCCAGGACACGAGGAACCAACCCACGAGGATTGGTTAAATGCTTCGTACGTGTTCTATGACGAGAATCAAGACCTTGTACGAGTTAGTAACAAAGACTCGGTTGATACAAGGAAGCTCAAGTTCGATTATGCAAAATCTGATCTTAGCGATCTCCTATGGATCAAGAGCCGACCCCCTAAACGTAACATCAACTCTCAAGCTGCTACCATCCCATTAGGAGACGTGAAATCCTTGGACCAGGTGAAATTCCCCGTTAAGCTAGACAAGATCATCAAGTTCCGTGTGAAGAGGCCAGCTGTCAACAGGACTGACGCCGACAAGGCGAAATCCAAAGAGACTTTGTTGATCAATGGGATAAAATTCAACCCTAATAACTTTCTTAAGTTTGACGTGTTTGTGAATGACAAGGTTAACGTTGGTACGGACGAATTTCCCACGCCATGCGATCCTGAATACGCAGGTGGGTTCGCACAGCTTCCACATGGGGTCGGGGAGCATAAAATGTTGATGTCTAGTGCAGCAAGGTTTGGGTTGGACGAGCTCTTGGAGGACACAAATACTGAAGGCGACGAGTATGTTGTGGTCGCGTTGGTGCCAAGGACCGGAACCGAAGATCTCACCATCGGGGAAATCAAGATCGAGTTGGTTCCCGTTGTCTGA
- the LOC122591932 gene encoding PKS-NRPS hybrid synthetase cheA-like translates to MSTGPTIAPIQNEEVYLASSKFGSYDGLLNSVQAFNYSKGYGLSIRDSKKDKYVTLQCGRGGSYRDVLGIGDKRKKRTNTRLINCPFQIEGKKGNDGVWFFKAKNLAHNHEPSSDMSGHPSFRRLTADNVESVKNMTLSGIPPRQILSSLRQQTPNLPASSRAIYNLKAKMRKEILGNQSMISALFEELKKGGFVYDILHDQQGRIASLFIVHPLSAKLAKTFSNIFLMDCTYKTNKYNMPLLDIIGVSCFNTSFYSGFAFLEKEDEESYAWALSAFKKTVGLGNQPFVIMTDRELALMNSIKSVFPFAVNLLCVWHIEKNVLANCKKYFGSNEEFDIFMLSWSNLVYSTTESIFIQNWAEFELTYNEKKDVIDYVKNTWLPWKEKFVSVWTEKYLHFGNRSTARVEGAHAKLKKYLQVSIGGFKEVKDKICLAVEHNLTRLRCNLPVKELKFLTTAIYLFSESLYPMYRSIMTPCTSHFMATMGLPCVHKIKSLQGGILSLDLVHPHWRINTLSLRPEDDSHDEDADSFFKLINDLCLKYKGWPLSKKESATSMISKLVNESEVFFELVIRRPKGRPPKSKKKKGITSTTRDPSRFEHVQSSQT, encoded by the exons ATGTCAACTGGTCCAACAATTGCACCTATTCAAAATGAAGAAGTTTATCTCGCTAGTTCCAAGTTTGGATCATATGATGGTTTACTTAACAGCGTGCAGGCATTTAATTATTCCAAAGGATACGGATTATCTATTCGTGATTCCAAAAAGGACAAGTATGTCACTTTGCAATGTGGCCGCGGAGGTTCCTATCGAGATGTATTAGGTATTGGAGATAAACGGAAAAAGAGAACTAATACTCGTTTGATTAATTGTCCCTTCCAAATTGAAGGCAAAAAAGGAAACGATGGTGTTTGGTTTTTTAAGGCAAAAAACTTGGCACATAACCACGAGCCATCTTCAGATATGTCTGGGCATCCATCGTTTCGTCGACTAACAGCGGATAACGTAGAAAGTGTCAAAAACATGACATTGTCTGGAATACCGCCAAGGCAGATTCTTTCTTCTTTACGTCAACAAACTCCAAATCTTCCCGCAAGCTCTAGAGCCATATACAACTTGAAGGCAAAAATGCGCAAGGAGATTTTAGGAAACCAATCAATGATTAGTGCCTTGTTTGAGGAGCTTAAAAAGGGTGGTTTTGTGTACGATATATTACATGATCAACAAGGGCGTATAGCGAGTTTGTTCATTGTTCACCCCTTATCTGCTAAGTTGGCCAAAACATTctctaatatatttttgatggATTGCACATATAAAACCAACAAGTATAACATGCCTCTTCTTGATATCATTGGAGTTTCGTGTTTTAATACCTCTTTTTATTCTGGTTTTGCCTTTTTGGAGAAAGAGGATGAAGAAAGTTACGCTTGGGCATTAAGTGCGTTTAAGAAGACTGTTGGATTGGGAAATCAACCGTTTGTGATTATGACAGATAGGGAATTAGCACTTATGAATTCAATTAAAAGTGTATTTCCCTTCGCAGTAAATCTTTTATGTGTTTGGCATATCGAAAAAAATGTGTTGGCGAATTGCAAGAAATATTTTGGGAGTAATGAAGAGTTTGACATATTTATGTTAAGCTGGAGTAACCTAGTCTACTCAACAACAGAATCTATCTTTATTCAGAATTGGGCTGAATTCGAGTTAACTTATAACGAGAAGAAAGATGTAATTGATTACGTGAAGAACACATGGTTGCCTTGGAAAGAAAAATTTGTTAGTGTTTGGACCGAAAAGTACTTACATTTTGGTAATCGTTCGACCGCAAGAGTTGAAGGTGCTCATGCCAAACTCAAAAAGTATTTACAAGTTTCAATAGGTGGTTTCAAGGAAGTGAAAGATAAAATTTGTCTTGCGGTCGAGCATAATTTAACGAGATTAAGGTGCAACTTGCCagtgaaagaattaaaattcCTCACGACTGCAATATACCTATTTTCAGAGAGCTTATATCCCATGTATCGCA GTATAATGACTCCTTGCACAAGTCATTTCATGGCGACTATGGGTCTTCCATGTGTTCATAAGATAAAAAGTTTGCAAGGAGGGATACTTTCGTTAGACCTTGTTCATCCCCATTGGAGGATTAATACATTATCTTTAAGACCGGAAGATGATTCACATGATGAGGATGCAGACAGTTTTTTTAAGTTGATTAATGATTTGTGTTTGAAGTACAAAGGGTGGCCGCTAAGCAAGAAAGAATCTGCTACTTCGATGATTAGTAAACTTGTTAACGAATCTGAAGTGTTCTTTGAGTTGGTTATCCGACGACCAAAAGGAAGACCACCAAAatcgaaaaagaaaaaaggaataaCATCAACCACACGGGATCCTTCAAGGTTTGAGCATGTGCAATCCTCGCAAACATAA